The sequence below is a genomic window from Lolium perenne isolate Kyuss_39 chromosome 4, Kyuss_2.0, whole genome shotgun sequence.
ATTTATCATTCCAATCAAAAGCAACTGCCTGGATTATACTGCAAACTGGGtgtttgcctattttgctatattTAATGATGTTGGCTGGGTATACTCTCCTTCTGTTAAGAAAAGCTCATTTAACTTAGAGAGATAGCCAACTTCATACAAAATCGATCACCCTTATTTTATGAACATCTTAATTGACCGTTAATAAGTTTGCATGGTTATGAAATTCTCATGATACATTACATATTATTTCATTTCACATCCATCAATTTTTTTCCTATCGATAGTTAAAGTTACATAGGTTTAGCTTCAAAGTCTTCTATGCAGGACGCCAACTATTTAGGAATGGGTTCTCTTTACCTATTTGGAGATTCTGGCCATGCATCGCCGCGACGCCGCATCCTACAAACAGTGGACATTTTGGCTAATAGGGCAGCTTCAACAGGGTGACGCCCCGTCCGTTTGCGACCGCGTGGTCAAAAAAAGCGTCTGCACCCAGACCCAGCGGCTCGACGCAGTGATCGGGTTTTCCACGGAAACGCAAACGCGGCTCAAATATGTGCCTCGGATATGTATGGTCGGACGCTACACGGTTGCGCCGCGTGACCGCTCGCTTCTCCCAAGGACCCACCTAGCAGTGATCtaggtcgatgcgtcttctcaggtgCGCCAGTACTAGCGACGAGGCATCGCTTCGATAGTCTGCCCCATCTTAGTGGTGATATCTCGCCTGCTGCCGCCCGCCTCTGCCAATGAAATTAATGCCTTGCCAAGCGTGTCGCGCCCCTTGGCTATCTCCGGCGTGTATAAAGAGGGGTGTGAGCTCAGCTGCCTCATCATCTACTCCACACAAACACTAGCCGGGCCGCACAACCTCCACCAAGCACCGCCCTAGACAAACCTGCGAGGGAATCCATGGCTGGTCCAGGTGGCCGACGAGGCGGTCGAGGTTGCAGCCGTGGTTGCCACGGCCGAGGTCGCCGTGCTGGAGAAGCATCACCCCACCGCGCGCCTCCGCGTCTTCGCAAGAGGGGGATGCTTCGAGTTCATCCTCCGCATCGACAAGGACCCCCTCGGCATCAAGCGGATGCCCAACAAGTTCGCTTAGTTCGTCGACGACGCCGAGCCGGCcgagttgcagctacgggaggctagaTGCGCCTTTTTCCGGTGGCCTATCGAGGTCTTGTTCCACAAAATATCATGCCGCAGGAACTACCACACCGACGAGTCCGACAAGGACACCGACATCTAGTGTTGTCAAAGTGTTTTTTCTTTGCAGCGAAGATGGTCACTGACCAATTGAAGCCACCAGTGTAGGTTTATATATGTTCTTCCTGCGCATCCAGGAACAACAAGACACTCATGACTAGCTGGATTTTCTAATTTGAATGAACTAGATGtcttagagtgttctttcttttcaACAAAGGTACCTACGAAGGCtaacactagttaggtttcctcattttgcaataTTTAAACCATATTTCAAACTATGTAGTAGTTTGTGTAATATTCCTATCTATGTTTAAATGAAAAAGGGAAAAAAGGTAAAAATATGCGTCAGGCCGCTGGGAGGACCCCAAACGCTGGGCGCGCGGTAAAAAATAGCTATTTTCGTGTCCGCCGGTAGACATGAACGTACGCGTGGCCACTTTGAGCGTCGTATTTGCATCACTTCATTGGAGATGCGCTAAGCTCACACACACAAAGGAGTACTGCGTAAGTCCTCCATTCAAGTATGATAGAATAATTTTCTAATAAAATATaactttttctttgttttttaaaCTTTCTCTAGGCATTCGTTTTGGGTACTAGAGGAAGCACCAAATGTAAAATGCAAAATAATAATCATTAAATtggagccccccccccccccccctttttcATCTTATATTGGTCAAATAACTACTTGTACTAAACTAATATAGCTATAGGATCCCTACTAAGCAACCCATTCTTATTTTATAATCCTTTAAATGAATTTCCCTAAAATGTCAGGGACGCTTCATAAATTTATCTAACCATCAACAAAAAAAAGTCAGGATCGTATTACTTATTTATTATTACTTAATTTAAGAACTGAAAATATCGTTATGGACTTtataattcttcttaagattcaaATTAGGTGAGTAAAAGAATTAAGTTCAGTCAATCTAAAAAAGGAGGTTAATAATTATATGTTGAATATTCTACCAAAAGCTTATCACAACTAACATGAGAGAGTCATTGAGTTCTCTATTCTACAAAGGTCTTTATTCCCTCTTTGCCTTTTATCATATTACACAATATTGTGTGGTAAGCTGATGTTCTCTCGATAACTTTATGCGTTCTCTTTTATCAAATCTTCTATGTGGTTGAAAAGTAGCCGCCATATCTATCAGGCAATCTAAATAGCAAATACTAGAGAGGATGGGCCCACACACGTGTGATGGGATGGGCGCACATTTCCTGGTGCCATTCCTAAAAGTGATCTCTGTGTATGTCATATTCTATAATATTGTCAATTGTGCATGTTTAAAAAGCTTTGTTGCACAAAAGCCAATAATGCGTTGTGATATTCTGCATATATACTACTTCCTCCGTTTATAAAAAGATATCGAAGATTTGTCTAAGTTCAAATGCATCTATGCACTGAAAAATGTCTAGATACGTTTTCCACGTCATTTTTTGGACAGAGGTAGTAGTACTATATTGTGTAGTGTAGATGAAACTATATTGTTCACATGCAAGATATCTGCTATACATGTTACAAACACCTTTGATTCAAGGATCATAATTTTTGAAAGAGACGAATCTTGAAGGAATATCCCATAGCAGCATGGGCGGGATGGGTCGTAGGATTACTACTAGTACAAAACATTATCCTAACCGGCACTCTCTTCCTATAAGCAATTACATGTGTAAGGGAGAGAAAGGACGTGAGAATTTTCTCGATCTGTTCATATGTACAAATTGTCAAAGCGAGTTTTTATACGCGGCCCCAGGTGACAGTGTCATTGCATGGTCGAGCCGTGACACGAGGTCACATCAGAGTCCCGATTGGTCGgccgtttctttttctttttttctatcATGGGAAAAGTGAGATAGGGATTGACAAGGAAAGTGACAAAAGGAGCACCGGAGTTGCAAGCATCTGTAAAATTCAATTGCAGAAAGTTTGGAGTGGAAAGAAAAGAACACGCAGGTGTCGAGCGGACGGGTCTAACTACTAATAAAGTGGAAGTGCAGATAAATCCAAGGGTTATGCGATAAGATTGAAGAGCACGAGCTAGATTTTTTTGCTCGTCTGAAAGCAAAAGGTTTGTTTGTTTCTTCCTGCTTCGCGTCTCCAGCCAACTCCCGTTTGCTTCTCTTAAACTGTGAGAAACGATCTGCCATGGCCCGATGGGCTCTTCTCAAGCCCTCAAACCCGTCTCTCAGTCGAGTGGCCCACGTAGTCTTGGACAACTTGGCCTCATCAATATGTGGCTGCTTGGTTCTCCAGGAAAAAAAACATTGGTTGTTTTGCTCTACTGTCGTCACTTCCGCAGACATAACCTGAGATTGGGTGAGGCGCGAGCGTGCACGGTGGCAAGCGGCGAGCGGATTGGACGCGCCGTGCGACGTACGTCGTGGTCTTGACCGGCGACCTCGCAACCACAGGCCTGACCGGCAGCACAAGACAGGGACTCGCGCGGCGAGGCGGCTACTTCGGAGTTCGGGCCTGCCGGCGGGCTGCGGCATCCATCGCCCGGCGCTCCGTGTCTTCGCACTGCGCAGCTGCAACGAACAGGCAGAAACAGTGAACACCGTGAGTTCAGTTTGAATCCCTGATTTCAGTTGGGGACTGTGAATTCGGTCCTCTTCGCTATCAATTTAGAAACTGAGAACTCTGAATTTTGTATGCATCGTCCAGTGTGTCTGAACTTTTGTTTTCTTCACTATTGGAGTACTATGCATCCCTTTGACTCATGAACACATGCAATGGTTTTTACTGAATTTTTCTCCCTACTCTAAGGATTCGAATACACACCGTCGAAATTCTTGTGTCCGTCAGCTGGCGGGACTAAGCCGCAGCACCTCGCGCGGCACCTGTTCGACGAATTGCGCCGCCCAAGTAGGTCCTCTCTTGCCATGAAAATGCTATTGCTGGGGGCTGCGCTCTGCCGGCCACCATTGCCGTGTCCCTCCACCTCCAGCTCCTCCCTGACGTCGAGGCATAATTGCTCCACATCTCCTTTTCCGCGGCAGCCAGGTCAGTGACACCGTCATAATAACACATCCTAGCTTTTCCTGCCCACCAGCTCAGCGCAGGCTGCCGATGTCACGCACTGCATTCTCTCTGTCTTTCTGGGTGCAGGCGTGGTTATGCACCGGCGCATGTACCCCAAGATCGAGGCCACAGCGAGGCACGGCGCGAGGAAGGAGAATGCCAAGGTCAGGAACCGCAGGCACCAGAAAAAGGTACGGTTAGGCCAGGTTTCAATCACCGGCAACAGCAATCTGATGCTACTGCGCTGCCGTTAGCTGCTATCGAGTGTGTTCTCTCTAAATCTCTGCCTGCTTGCTGCAGTTTAATGGCACAGAGACGAAGCCCAGGCTGTCTGTCTTCTGCTCCAACAAGCAGCTCTACGCCATGCTCGTCGACGACCACGGCAAGAGGATGCTGTTCTATGCCAGCACCCTGCAGGAGGCCATCTGCGGCGAACCGCCCTGCAGCACCGTGGTAAATCAACCCCCCCACCTGTCCATGTTTCATTGTCCAATTTACATTTTTTTTGCATTTGCATCTGAACAAAAAACTGTATACGGTTCATCCTCTGAATTTGAGCTTGAGCTGTTCGTTTTTGGCAAGCAGGAGGCTGCTCGGAAGGTCGGGGAGGAGCTGGTCAAGGCGTGCAAGGAGCTCGACATATCTGAGGTCTCATGCTACGACCGCAATGGATTCGCTCGAGGGGAGAAGATGATGGCGTTCGAGGATCCGATCGCGCAGCATGGGTTCCTGCCGAGATAGCAGAAACATGTCATGGCAGGCTTGCATTGCCTGTTCAGAGTAGAGATTATTTAGGGAAGAGTAGGAAGAAAGTTGTTTGCTCTGTGAGTTGCTTGCCGGATGTATGATCCGAAGAACGTTGTTCACGCCAGTTATTAAGACAACTATGGTATGTTTCAAATGCCAAAATTTACAAGAATACCCTAGAACATCGGAAAAGTTTGCAAGCTAGTAGGAGTACATCATTAACTGAAAGAGTAAACCAACCACTTGTACAGGCTTTACACATTACACCATTGTTCATCTGCTGGGCTAGGAGTCAAGATAGCATACACTTGTTACCATCTTGATTATTAATAGATTGGcggaattttcgcaaaaaaaagaaagatagatagcaTACACTTGTTACCATCTTGTAGAGGAGACTCGGAGTCGTGATATCTGGGCCAAGTTTGTTAACGATACAGCTTAATTTGTCATAAGAAGCGAAGAATAAGAAATTTACAATCAAGAGTCTGTTAAATATTTTAACAGAGTCGAGGCGAGGATGGTACTAGTATGTTGTTTCAGGTTTGCCCCAGCTGTGCCGAGCAGCAGGAATGCAATGATCTGTGAAAAATCCTTCAAAAACAACCCTCCCGAAGGCTCTCCCGCAACTCCCGTCTGTGTACAACACGGAAGACGCGCACGCTGCACGGAAGATGGTTGTCCGAGTCGATCAATGATCTTGCAGGCGTGCAAACGGAAACGCAGGCTGCACGGAAGCGAGACGGCCTCGCTCGCACATTGTAGTGCTGAATCCGATCGCAAGAAGGTGACGCAACCTGTCGAAACTCCAAAAGGCAGTAACCGCCTTCCTTTCCAATTTGAATCCGACTCGAGGTCAGGGTTTCACTTCCATGTCGATCGCCAATGGGAAACGCTGACGTTCCCCCGGGGGATAACTCACGCGATCCTCCGCCTCGTCCAAACAACGCGTGTCCATGTGGACCCCACCCGTGATGCACGCCTCCTTTCTCTTCGATCCACAAATCCTGGCTCTCTCGCCTGAGCCGCCCGAGATCCCCATTTTTGCTGCCGCCCCTTATCCCCGCCGCCGAATAGAGCCTCTCCCCCGTCGCCGTCCAGAGCTCCTTCCGCCGTCGCCCGCCGGAGCTCCTCCCTCCGCCACTCGCCGGAGTGCCCTTCTTCCTCAAGGTCGAGGCGGCTTTCCTCGGCGAAAGACCCAACGGCAAGGGCCGTTTCCTCCGCAGTAGTCGAGCGGCCTCCGTGGTCGCAGGCTTGGTGGGCGGAAACGCGCGCGGCGGCTTTCTCCGTCCGCCCCGCTCCTCCCCGGCCGCTCTGTGCTCCTCCCCGTCCGCTCACCGTTGATCCCCGGCCACTCCCGCTCCTTCCCGACTGCTCGCTGCTGGATTCTTTTGTGTTTTTTTTGCCACGCGGTGAGGCCGAGCTCCGGCTACCGGCGGGGAGTAGCAGCAGGGGTCGCGGACCATGGCCATCTGCCGCTCCTCCGCTGCCCTGCTACCGATGGCGGTGGGTGCTGCTGCTACCGGCGGTGGCCCCTGCTGCAACCGGCGGTGGCCGCTGCTACCATCGGCTTTGGCTTCTGCTATGACCGGCCGACGTCTCTGCTACCATGGCATAGCGGTGGTGCTCCATGCGGCGGCCTGCTCTGCTACCATGGCACGGTGGATGTGCTACGAGTCCTCCGGCGAGTCTTCGACGAGATcggttttgctacaatagcaaAAAAAAGCCGCTacatttttgtgttttttttgctACTTTAGCATATTCTTTTTGCTACCATGTCTCCGGTGAGGTTTCCGGCGATGCCTCCGGCGAGGTCCCGGGTGACATCTCCCGTGAAGTTTTTGCAAGCTCTCCGATGAGGTCGGTGTTGCTACAATACCAGAATTTTTTTGCTACAATAGTACAACATTTTCGCTACATCGTCTCGGCGAGGTCTCGTGAGTCTCCGACGAGATCTGTGTGTATTTTGGGTGAACCGTG
It includes:
- the LOC127296898 gene encoding uncharacterized protein, whose amino-acid sequence is MKMLLLGAALCRPPLPCPSTSSSSLTSRHNCSTSPFPRQPGVVMHRRMYPKIEATARHGARKENAKVRNRRHQKKFNGTETKPRLSVFCSNKQLYAMLVDDHGKRMLFYASTLQEAICGEPPCSTVEAARKVGEELVKACKELDISEVSCYDRNGFARGEKMMAFEDPIAQHGFLPR